The following are encoded together in the Tripterygium wilfordii isolate XIE 37 chromosome 18, ASM1340144v1, whole genome shotgun sequence genome:
- the LOC119983387 gene encoding MDIS1-interacting receptor like kinase 2-like yields the protein MHHDLPSPIIHRDISSKNILLDLEYEAHVSDFGTAKLLKQDSSNWSKLAGTHGYIAPELAYTMKVTEKCDVYSFGVLALEVLKGSHPGDIMSNASSSSAALQVKLNDLLDQRLSPPRFKVIMACERPKPSKAFVFRTRHLSCETETETETETQSASGLS from the exons ATGCACCATGATTTACCATCGCCAATCATTCATCGAGACATATCGAGCAAAAATATTTTGCTAGATTTGGAATATGAAGCTCATGTTTCAGACTTTGGCACCGCTAAACTTCTCAAGCAGGACTCGTCTAATTGGTCAAAACTAGCTGGAACACATGGATACATTGCACCAG AGCTTGCTTATACAATGAAGGTGACTGAAAAATGTGACGTATATAGCTTTGGAGTGTTGGCACTAGAAGTTCTCAAAGGGAGTCATCCAGGAGATATTATGTCAAACGCATCATCTTCATCTGCTGCTCTCCAAGTTAAACTTAATGATTTGTTAGACCAACGCCTTTCACCTCCACGGTTCAAG GTCATCATGGCTTGTGAAAG ACCAAaaccttcaaaagcttttgttTTTAGGACCAGACACCTGTCCTGCGAGACCGAGACCGAGACCGAGACCGAGACCCAGAGTGCAAGTGGCCTAAGTTAG
- the LOC119983778 gene encoding probable leucine-rich repeat receptor-like protein kinase At1g35710 has product MINLTSCGILGTLYNFSFSSFPNLSYFDLSMNALYGSIPPEVNNLSNLIHLDLSRNQFSGQIPPTFVKLTHLEVLALNENQLNGSIPQEIGHELKSLRQLQLYNNFLDGVIPTSLGNMSNLTDLNLFSNSLSGSIPPGLGELSKLIFLQLEENKLNGSIPWELGNLSSIYDLDLSNNQLSGQIPTSFDGLRGISYLYLYNNTLSGNIPKEIGNVTSLLHLELSGNQLSGSLPAFLEKLSSLQILQLKQNLFSGSIPEELGRLKALTSLDLSENELNGSLPTSLGNLSNLESFNVGKNQLSGSIPTEIGNMTKLSFLALYDNLLTGHLPQHVCSSRLLWYFGISNNHLVGSVPKDLRNCTSLVRVRLNDNQLEGNTDADFGVYPNLTFIDMSHNRFSGEISPKWGRCLQLTTLWIARNNMSGKIPPEIGNWTQLYGLDFSMNHLVGSIPRELGRLTNLVNLKLNNNNFSGAIPLEVGSLTNLEFLDLSGNRLSNMPDSLGALLNLHYLNLSCNKFNQKIPIPISELVHLSQLDLSHNLLVGKIPAQFTKLQDLMTLNLSFNNLWGPIPNSKVFQSFPVEAFQGNKGLCGNVSGLQPCQLPRKEDKHGPTKSHKIVFIVVFPLLGALAISFAIILVFHNFQRRRKGDHENDEQSITLSMFDSPVKFEDIMEATNNFDAMYCIGEGGHGTVYKADLPLGDIVAVKRFRRLLDSSNSADQKEFFNEVKALTEIRHRNIVKLYGFCTHSKYTFLVYDYLQRGSLAKILSNDKEAIELDWSKRVNVIKGVSHALSYMHHDLPSPIIHRDISSKNILLDLEYEAHVSDFGTAKLLKQDSSNWSKLAGTHGYIAPELAYTMKVTEKCDVYSFGVLALEVLKGSHPGDIMSNASSSSAALQVKLNDLLDQRLSPPRFKVLDKLNRIMEVAVSCLDVNPQRRPAMQLVSKLLSD; this is encoded by the exons ATGATTAACCTTACCAGTTGTGGGATACTTGGTACGCTTTataacttttccttctcatcATTTCCCAATCTCTCATATTTTGATCTTAGCATGAATGCACTCTATGGTTCCATCCCTCCTGAAGTCAATAATCTCTCCAACCTCATCCACCTTGATTTGTCGAGGAATCAGTTTTCCGGGCAAATCCCACCTACATTTGTCAAGCTAACTCATCTTGAGGTTCTTGCGCTCAATGAAAATCAACTAAACGGCTCAATTCCTCAAGAAATTGGTCATGAGCTAAAATCCCTCCGTCAGCTTCAGCTGTACAATAACTTTCTAGATGGAGTcattccaacttctttgggtAATATGAGTAACTTGACTGACTTAAATCTCTTCAGTAATTCCCTATCCGGTTCCATCCCACCAGGACTTGGTGAGCTCTCCAAGCTTATCTTCCTTCAATTGGAAGAAAATAAGCTAAATGGTTCCATTCCTTGGGAACTAGGAAATTTGAGTTCTATTTATGATCTAGATCTGAGCAATAATCAACTCAGTGGTCAAATTCCGACATCATTTGATGGTCTAAGAGGTATCAGTTATCTTTACCTGTATAATAACACTCTATCTGGCAACATACCTAAAGAGATTGGAAACGTGACGAGTCTTCTTCACTTGGAGTTGAGTGGTAATCAACTTAGTGGTTCACTTCCAGCTTTCCTTGAAAAGTTGAGCAGCTTACAGATTTTGCAGCTCAAGCAGAATTTATTTTCTGGATCCATTCCTGAAGAATTGGGAAGACTGAAGGCCCTTACTTCATTGGATTTAAGTGAAAATGAGTTAAATGGTTCTCTTCCAACTTCATTGGGGAATCTAAGCAACTTGGAAAGTTTCAACGTAGGCAAAAATCAACTATCTGGATCCATTCCTACAGAAATAGGAAACATGACGAAGTTGAGCTTTCTTGCTTTGTATGACAACCTGCTCACTGGTCACTTACCTCAACATGTCTGCAGCAGTAGATTACTCTGGTATTTTGGCATAAGCAACAACCATTTGGTAGGCTCAGTACCCAAAGACTTGAGAAACTGCACAAGCTTGGTTAGGGTCCGTCTTAATGACAACCAACTAGAAGGAAATACAGATGCAGACTTTGGAGTCTATCCAAACTTGACCTTTATTGATATGAGCCACAATCGATTTTCCGGAGAAATATCGCCTAAATGGGGTCGATGCTTACAATTAACCACTCTATGGATTGCCAGGAATAACATGAGTGGTAAGATACCTCCAGAGATTGGAAATTGGACTCAACTATAtggtcttgatttttctatgaATCATTTGGTTGGGAGTATCCCGAGGGAGTTGGGAAGGTTGACTAATTTggtgaatttgaagttgaacAACAATAATTTTTCTGGTGCTATTCCTCTTGAGGTTGGATCACTTACCAATCTTGAATTTCTCGACTTATCAGGGAATAGATTGAGCAACATGCCTGACAGTTTGGGAGCCCTGTTGAATCTCCATTACTTGAATTTGAGCTGCAacaaattcaaccaaaaaattccaattccaattaGTGAATTAGTTCATCTTTCTCAACttgatttgagtcataacttgcttgTCGGAAAAATACCAGCACAATTCACCAAGTTGCAAGACCTGATGACCCTAAATCTCTCATTCAATAATCTTTGGGGTCCTATTCCGAACAGCAAAGTATTTCAAAGTTTTCCGGTGGAAGCATTCCAAGGAAACAAAGGATTGTGTGGCAATGTGAGTGGATTGCAACCATGTCAACTGCCACGCAAGGAAGATAAGCATGGTCCAACAAAGAGCCATAAGATTGTGTTTATAGTTGTGTTTCCTCTCTTAGGAGCACTTGCTATATCCTTTGCAATAATTCTTGTGTTTCATAATTTCCAAAGACGAAGGAAGGGTGACCATGAGAACGACGAGCAATCAATTACATTATCTATGTTTGATAGCCCGGTGAAATTTGAAGACATCATGGAAGCAACCAAcaactttgatgccatgtaTTGCATTGGGGAAGGGGGTCATGGAACTGTCTATAAAGCTGATCTTCCGTTAGGTGATATTGTAGCTGTCAAGAGATTCCGCCGTTTACTTGACAGTAGCAATTCAGCAGATCAAAAGGAGTTTTTCAACGAGGTCAAGGCCTTAACAGAGATAAGGCATAGGAACATTGTGAAACTCTATGGCTTCTGCACACATTCAAAATACACATTCTTAGTCTATGATTATCTTCAGAGAGGTAGCCTGGCCAAAATTCTAAGCAATGACAAGGAAGCGATAGAATTGGATTGGTCTAAGAGAGTGAATGTCATCAAAGGTGTCTCTCACGCCTTGTCTTACATGCACCATGATTTACCATCGCCAATCATTCATCGAGACATATCGAGCAAAAATATTTTGCTAGATTTGGAATATGAAGCACATGTTTCAGACTTTGGCACCGCTAAACTTCTCAAGCAGGACTCGTCTAATTGGTCAAAACTAGCTGGAACACATGGATACATTGCACCAG AGCTTGCTTACACAATGAAGGTGACTGAAAAGTGTGACGTATATAGCTTTGGAGTGTTGGCACTAGAAGTTCTCAAAGGGAGCCATCCAGGCGATATTATGTCAAATGCATCATCTTCATCTGCTGCTCTCCAAGTGAAACTTAATGATTTGTTAGACCAGCGCCTTTCACCTCCACGGTTCAAGGTTCTTGATAAACTAAACCGCATCATGGAGGTGGCCGTTTCATGCTTAGATGTGAATCCACAACGTAGGCCGGCCATGCAACTCGTTTCTAAGTTGCTGTCCGACTGA
- the LOC119984388 gene encoding DEAD-box ATP-dependent RNA helicase 8-like: MNNNNRGRYPPGIGVGRGGVNTNPNFQSRTPPQQQQYVQRNFLNNHQQFQQQQQQYHHNQQQHHHSQQQLQQQQQQQWLRRGNIRGADSVDEVEKSVHSEAVDPSSQDWKARLKIPPADTRYKTEDVTATKGNEFEDYFLKRELLMGIYEKGFERPSPIQEESIPIALTGSDILARAKNGTGKTAAFCIPALEKIDQENNVIQVVILVPTRELALQTSQVCKELGKNMKIQVMVTTGGTSLKDDIMRLYQPVHLLVGTPGRILDLAKKGICILKDCSVLVMDEADKLLSPEFQPSIEQLIRFLPASRQILMFSATFPVNVKDFKDRYLQKPYVINLMDELTLKGITQFYAFVEERQKVHCLNTLFSKLQINQSIIFCNSVNRVELLAKKITELGYSCFYIHAKMLQDHRNRVFHDFRNGACRNLVCTDLFTRGIDIQAVNVVINFDFPKNSETYLHRVGRSGRFGHLGLAVNLITYEDRFNLYRIEQELGTEIKQIPPHIDQAIYCR; the protein is encoded by the exons ATGAACAACAACAATAGAGGGAGGTATCCGCCCGGCATCGGCGTTGGGCGTGGTGGAGTGAATACGAACCCTAACTTCCAGTCGAGGACCCCGCCGCAGCAACAACAGTACGTGCAGAGAAATTTCCTGAATAATCACCAGCAAtttcagcagcagcaacaacagtaCCATCATAATCAACAGCAGCACCATCATAGCCAACAGCAGctgcaacaacaacagcaacaacagTGGTTGAGGAGGGGCAACATACGTGGGGCGGATTCCGTGGATGAGGTCGAAAAGTCTGTGCATTCTGAGGCGGTTGACCCGAG CTCACAAGATTGGAAGGCAAGGTTGAAGATACCACCAGCTGATACACGATACAAAACAGAG GATGTGACAGCAACCAAAGGAAATGAATTCGAGGACTATTTTTTGAAGCGTGAGCTGCTAATGggaatatatgagaagggtttTGAAAGGCCTTCCCCAATTCAAGAAGAAAGTATTCCAATTGCTCTTACTGGTAGTGATATACTTGCGAGAGCCAAAAATGGTACAGGGAAAACTGCAGCATTTTGCATTCCTGCCTTGGAAAAAATTGACCAAGAAAACAATGTTATTCAAG TTGTCATTCTGGTTCCCACACGAGAGCTGGCTCTTCAGACATCACAAGTTTGCAAGGAGCTTGGAAAGAATATGAAAATTCAAGTAATGGTTACCACCGGTGGTACCAGTCTGAAGGATGATATTATGCGTTTATATCAACCGGTACATTTACTAGTTGGGACTCCTGGAAGAATACTAGATCTCGCAAAAAAGGGCATTTGTATTTTGAAAGATTGTTCAGTGCTTGTTATGGATGAG GCTGATAAGCTTTTGTCTCCAGAGTTTCAACCATCAATAGAGCAGCTGATTCGATTTCTTCCTGCTAGTCGTCAAATTTTAATGTTTTCGGCCACATTTCCTGTTAATGTCAAGGACTTTAAAGATAGATATCTTCAGAAGCCTTATGTTATTAATCTTATGGATGAGCTTACTCTCAAGGGTATCACCCAGTTCTATGCTTTTGTGGAAGAAAGACAGAAAGTGCACTGCCTAAACACTCTTTTTTCAAAG CTGCAAATAAACCAATCAATCATTTTCTGTAACTCAGTAAATCGGGTAGAATTGTTGGCTAAGAAGATTACAGAACTTGGCTACTCTTGTTTCTATATTCATGCAAAGATGCTCCAAGACCATCGCAACAGAGTATTTCACGACTTCCGCAATGGTGCTTGCAGAAACCTAGTCTGTACTG ATCTATTTACCAGGGGGATAGACATCCAAGCGGTGAATGTCGTGATTAactttgattttccaaagaacTCAGAAACATACCTGCATAGG GTTGGTCGTTCTGGAAGGTTTGGACACCTTGGGTTGGCTGTGAATTTGATCACCTATGAGGACCGCTTTAACTT GTACAGGATCGAGCAAGAGCTTGGTactgaaattaaacaaattcctcCACATATTGATCAGGCAATTTATTGCCGTTAA
- the LOC119983516 gene encoding F-box protein SKIP22-like, with amino-acid sequence MDIDRGDVNCTDKGLYELLFLRRVLREELGSDYSHHNNMLVAAVHAVFLEAGFVGFDLMSDVQVHRLSEDKWPSNAFTISLGYILPELLDDKSKNSMTESVELKFQRLGHFMNVYGSGGSGLVYRVCLNVRRFLRTMDLVWAYPGKNDKSTSSYLEKEVLDFWKIVKDGLALPLLIQLCDKNGLTLPACLMRLPTELKLKILDLLPGVDIARMGCVCSEMHSLSSYNDLWKKKSMEEFGVCIGMQVLFPWKEIFATLWVNRKQRQKRRRSMPIPVEHCEHGRRFRRRQKLRRTGHEIILHPTPAT; translated from the coding sequence ATGGATATTGACAGAGGGGATGTGAATTGTACTGATAAGGGGTTATACGAGCTATTATTTTTGAGAAGGGTGTTGAGGGAGGAGTTGGGAAGTGATTATAGTCATCATAATAACATGTTGGTGGCTGCTGTACATGCTGTTTTCCTGGAGGCTGGTTTTGTTGGGTTTGATTTGATGTCCGACGTGCAAGTCCATCGTCTCTCAGAAGATAAGTGGCCTTCAAATGCTTTTACTATATCTCTTGGCTACATTTTACCTGAACTTTTGGATGATAAGTCTAAAAATAGCATGACTGAATCTGTTGAATTAAAGTTCCAGAGATTGGGGCATTTTATGAATGTTTATGGGTCTGGTGGATCAGGGTTGGTCTATCGTGTGTGTTTGAATGTACGCAGATTTCTGCGCACTATGGATTTGGTGTGGGCATACCCTGGTAAGAATGATAAATCCACtagttcctatcttgaaaaagAAGTACTTGATTTCTGGAAGATTGTCAAGGATGGGCTTGCATTGCCATTGTTGATACAACTCTGTGATAAGAATGGTTTGACTCTTCCAGCATGCTTGATGCGCCTCCCGACTGAGCTAAAGTTGAAGATTTTGGACCTCCTTCCTGGAGTTGATATAGCCAGAATGGGGTGTGTATGTTCAGAGATGCACTCTCTGTCCTCATACAATGATTTATGGAAGAAAAAATCTATGGAAGAATTTGGAGTCTGCATAGGAATGCAGGTTTTGTTCCCATGGAAAGAGATATTTGCTACCTTATGGGTGAATAGGAAGCAGAGACAGAAGAGAAGGCGGTCGATGCCCATCCCTGTTGAGCATTGTGAACACGGTCGTAGATTTCGAAGGAGACAGAAATTGCGGCGCACAGGTCACGAAATTATTTTGCATCCCACTCCTGCAACATGA
- the LOC119983517 gene encoding pre-mRNA cleavage factor Im 25 kDa subunit 2-like isoform X2 — MRTSVEAVMLVEEHRHPHLLFLRFQDGSARLPGGRLRPGENEKACLKRKLCSQLGVSPTVDWQIGDCMGVWWRPNFEREIYPYCPPHITKPKEQKKIFVVQLPERQCFHVPRNITLAAVPLFDIHDNSAKYGRIIATVPVLLSRFKINKII, encoded by the exons ATGAGAACAAGCGTGGAAGCAGTCATGCTG gtGGAAGAGCATAGACACCCCCACCTTCTTTTTCTGAGGTTTCAAGACGGTTCCGCAAGACTACCAGGAGGTCGCTTGAGGCCCGGAGAAAATG AAAAAGCTTgtctaaaaagaaaattatgtagTCAACTTGGGGTCAGTCCGACAGTTGATTGGCAGATTGGGGATTGCATGGGTGTTTGGTGGAGACCCAACTTTGAAAGAGAGATATACCCTTACTGTCCTCCCCATATTACAAAACCTaag gagcaaaaaaaaatttttgttgTTCAGTTGCCCGAACGACAGTGTTTTCATGTTCCAAGAAATATCACACTTGCGGCTGTTCCCCTATTTGATATCCATGACAATTCTGCG AAGTATGGAAGAATTATTGCCACAGTGCCAGTATTGCTATCCAGATTCAAAATCAACAAG ATAATATGA
- the LOC119983517 gene encoding pre-mRNA cleavage factor Im 25 kDa subunit 2-like isoform X1, protein MRTSVEAVMLVEEHRHPHLLFLRFQDGSARLPGGRLRPGENEKACLKRKLCSQLGVSPTVDWQIGDCMGVWWRPNFEREIYPYCPPHITKPKEQKKIFVVQLPERQCFHVPRNITLAAVPLFDIHDNSAKYGRIIATVPVLLSRFKINKVCNCPCNLSELCFPLSFSLLDKIKLVPNGSLS, encoded by the exons ATGAGAACAAGCGTGGAAGCAGTCATGCTG gtGGAAGAGCATAGACACCCCCACCTTCTTTTTCTGAGGTTTCAAGACGGTTCCGCAAGACTACCAGGAGGTCGCTTGAGGCCCGGAGAAAATG AAAAAGCTTgtctaaaaagaaaattatgtagTCAACTTGGGGTCAGTCCGACAGTTGATTGGCAGATTGGGGATTGCATGGGTGTTTGGTGGAGACCCAACTTTGAAAGAGAGATATACCCTTACTGTCCTCCCCATATTACAAAACCTaag gagcaaaaaaaaatttttgttgTTCAGTTGCCCGAACGACAGTGTTTTCATGTTCCAAGAAATATCACACTTGCGGCTGTTCCCCTATTTGATATCCATGACAATTCTGCG AAGTATGGAAGAATTATTGCCACAGTGCCAGTATTGCTATCCAGATTCAAAATCAACAAGGTATGTAACTGCCCATGCAATTTAAGTGAATTATGTTTtcctctttcattttctttgctaGATAAGATAAAATTGGTACCAAATGGTTCTCTCTCTTAA